In Pseudorca crassidens isolate mPseCra1 chromosome 16, mPseCra1.hap1, whole genome shotgun sequence, one DNA window encodes the following:
- the OPN4 gene encoding melanopsin isoform X1: MNSPSGTRAPLDPAQESNGIATPASRSRWDSSWSSTSSLDHPPPVSPTAARAQAAAWAPFPTVDVPDSAHYALGTVILLVGLTGMLGNLTVIYTFCSCDLLHGVNVMIKSRGLRTPANMFIINLAVSDFLMSFTQAPVFFVSSVYKQWLFGETGCEFYAFCGAVFGITSMITLTAIALDRYLVITRPLATVGMVSKRRAALVLLGVWLYALAWSLPPFFGWSAYVPEGLLTSCSWDYVSFTPSVRAYTMLLFCFVFFLPLLVIIYCYIFIFKAIRETGQALQTFGASEGGGECPWQRQRLQNEWKMAKIELLVILLFVFSWAPYSTVALMGFAGYAHVLTPYMNSVPAVIAKASAIYNPIIYAITHPKYRMAIAQHLPCLGVLLGVSGQRTGLYTSYRFTHRSTLSSQASDLSWITGRRRQVSLGSESEVGWTDTEVTAAWGTAQQMSGWSPCSQGLEDVEAKAPPKSQGQEAEASGKTKGLLPSLDPRM; encoded by the exons ATGAACTCTCCTTCGGGGACCAGAGCCCCACTGGACCCGGCCCAGGAATCCAACGGCATAGCCACCCCAGCTTCCCGCAGCAGGTGGGACAGCTCCTGGAGCAGCACTTCCAGCCTGGACCACCCTCCGCCCGTCAGCCCCACG GCAGCCAGGGCTCAGGCTGCTGCCTGGGCCCCCTTTCCCACGGTCGATGTTCCGGACTCCGCCCACTATGCCCTGGGCACGGTGATCCTGCTGGTGGGGCTCACAGGGATGCTGGGAAATCTGACGGTCATCTATACCTTCTGCAG TTGTGATTTACTTCATGGAGTCAATGTGATGATTAA GAGCAGAGGCCTCAGGACTCCCGCCAACATGTTCATCATCAACCTCGCAGTCAGCGACTTCCTCATGTCCTTCACCCAGGCCCCCGTCTTCTTCGTCAGCAGCGTCTATAAGCAGTGGCTCTTTGGAGAGACAG GCTGTGAGTTCTATGCCTTCTGTGGGGCTGTCTTTGGCATCACCTCCATGATTACCCTGACGGCCATCGCCCTGGACCGCTACCTGGTGATCACACGCCCACTGGCCACCGTCGGGATGGTGTCCAAGAGGCGGGCGGCGCTTGTCCTGCTGGGCGTCTGGCTCTATGCCCTGGCTTGGAGTCTGCCGCCCTTCTTTGGCTGGA GTGCCTATGTGCCCGAGGGGCTGCTGACCTCTTGCTCCTGGGACTACGTGAGCTTCACGCCATCGGTCCGCGCCTACACCATGCTGCTCTTCTGCTTTGTGTTCTTCCTGCCCCTGCTCGTCATCATCTACTGCTACATCTTCATCTTCAAGGCCATCCGGGAGACGGGCCA AGCTCTCCAGACTTTCGGGGCCAGCGAGGGTGGTGGTGAGTGCCCCTGGCAACGGCAGCGTCTGCAGAACGAGTGGAAAATGGCCAAGATCGAGCTGTTGGTCATCCTTCTCTTCGTGTTCTCCTGGGCCCCCTACTCCACTGTAGCCCTGATGGGCTTTGCTgg GTATGCACATGTCCTGACGCCCTACATGAACTCGGTGCCCGCTGTCATCGCCAAGGCCTCTGCCATCTACAACCCCATCATTTATGCCATCACCCACCCCAAGTACAG AATGGCCATCGCCCAGCACCTGCCCTGCCTTGGGGTGCTGCTGGGCGTGTCAGGCCAACGCACTGGCCTGTACACCAGCTACCGCTTCACCCACCGCTCCACACTGAGCAGCCAGGCCTCGGACCTCAGCTGGATCACTGGACGGAGGCGCCAGGTGTCCCTGGGCTCTGAGAGTGAGGTG GGCTGGACAGACACGGAGGTAACAGCTGCTTGGGGGACTGCCCAGCAAATGAGCGGATGGTCCCCCTGCAGTCAGGGCCTGGAGGATGTGGAAGCCAAGGCCCCTCCCAAGTCCCAGGGACAGGAAGCAGAGGCTTCCGGAAAG ACCAAAGGGCTGCTCCCCAGCCTGGACCCCAGGATGTAG
- the OPN4 gene encoding melanopsin isoform X2: MNSPSGTRAPLDPAQESNGIATPASRSRWDSSWSSTSSLDHPPPVSPTAARAQAAAWAPFPTVDVPDSAHYALGTVILLVGLTGMLGNLTVIYTFCRSRGLRTPANMFIINLAVSDFLMSFTQAPVFFVSSVYKQWLFGETGCEFYAFCGAVFGITSMITLTAIALDRYLVITRPLATVGMVSKRRAALVLLGVWLYALAWSLPPFFGWSAYVPEGLLTSCSWDYVSFTPSVRAYTMLLFCFVFFLPLLVIIYCYIFIFKAIRETGQALQTFGASEGGGECPWQRQRLQNEWKMAKIELLVILLFVFSWAPYSTVALMGFAGYAHVLTPYMNSVPAVIAKASAIYNPIIYAITHPKYRMAIAQHLPCLGVLLGVSGQRTGLYTSYRFTHRSTLSSQASDLSWITGRRRQVSLGSESEVGWTDTEVTAAWGTAQQMSGWSPCSQGLEDVEAKAPPKSQGQEAEASGKTKGLLPSLDPRM, encoded by the exons ATGAACTCTCCTTCGGGGACCAGAGCCCCACTGGACCCGGCCCAGGAATCCAACGGCATAGCCACCCCAGCTTCCCGCAGCAGGTGGGACAGCTCCTGGAGCAGCACTTCCAGCCTGGACCACCCTCCGCCCGTCAGCCCCACG GCAGCCAGGGCTCAGGCTGCTGCCTGGGCCCCCTTTCCCACGGTCGATGTTCCGGACTCCGCCCACTATGCCCTGGGCACGGTGATCCTGCTGGTGGGGCTCACAGGGATGCTGGGAAATCTGACGGTCATCTATACCTTCTGCAG GAGCAGAGGCCTCAGGACTCCCGCCAACATGTTCATCATCAACCTCGCAGTCAGCGACTTCCTCATGTCCTTCACCCAGGCCCCCGTCTTCTTCGTCAGCAGCGTCTATAAGCAGTGGCTCTTTGGAGAGACAG GCTGTGAGTTCTATGCCTTCTGTGGGGCTGTCTTTGGCATCACCTCCATGATTACCCTGACGGCCATCGCCCTGGACCGCTACCTGGTGATCACACGCCCACTGGCCACCGTCGGGATGGTGTCCAAGAGGCGGGCGGCGCTTGTCCTGCTGGGCGTCTGGCTCTATGCCCTGGCTTGGAGTCTGCCGCCCTTCTTTGGCTGGA GTGCCTATGTGCCCGAGGGGCTGCTGACCTCTTGCTCCTGGGACTACGTGAGCTTCACGCCATCGGTCCGCGCCTACACCATGCTGCTCTTCTGCTTTGTGTTCTTCCTGCCCCTGCTCGTCATCATCTACTGCTACATCTTCATCTTCAAGGCCATCCGGGAGACGGGCCA AGCTCTCCAGACTTTCGGGGCCAGCGAGGGTGGTGGTGAGTGCCCCTGGCAACGGCAGCGTCTGCAGAACGAGTGGAAAATGGCCAAGATCGAGCTGTTGGTCATCCTTCTCTTCGTGTTCTCCTGGGCCCCCTACTCCACTGTAGCCCTGATGGGCTTTGCTgg GTATGCACATGTCCTGACGCCCTACATGAACTCGGTGCCCGCTGTCATCGCCAAGGCCTCTGCCATCTACAACCCCATCATTTATGCCATCACCCACCCCAAGTACAG AATGGCCATCGCCCAGCACCTGCCCTGCCTTGGGGTGCTGCTGGGCGTGTCAGGCCAACGCACTGGCCTGTACACCAGCTACCGCTTCACCCACCGCTCCACACTGAGCAGCCAGGCCTCGGACCTCAGCTGGATCACTGGACGGAGGCGCCAGGTGTCCCTGGGCTCTGAGAGTGAGGTG GGCTGGACAGACACGGAGGTAACAGCTGCTTGGGGGACTGCCCAGCAAATGAGCGGATGGTCCCCCTGCAGTCAGGGCCTGGAGGATGTGGAAGCCAAGGCCCCTCCCAAGTCCCAGGGACAGGAAGCAGAGGCTTCCGGAAAG ACCAAAGGGCTGCTCCCCAGCCTGGACCCCAGGATGTAG